The Clavelina lepadiformis chromosome 3, kaClaLepa1.1, whole genome shotgun sequence region AGTAACTTGACCATTTCTTGCCCCTTTCATCACAGGTTGATTGATGAAAGTCCATTGTGGTTGGCTGCGAAAGGAAAGGACGAAGAGCTTGAGAGAGTGCTTCGAAAAGTTGCCAGGATCAACAAACAGAAGCAGAAGAGCAaagaagaaatcaaaaaacttCTTCCATCCGAAAATGATAAAGCCCAGACTTGCTTCAAATCTATTTGTGAAATAATATCGAATTGCACGATGATGGGACGCCTTCTGGTTGCCGGATTTTCATGGTAAAATGTTATATATAGAACTTCTGCATATAAGATACGATGTTTACGCTTGTAAATACTGTGCTAGATTCAATTGAACACGCTTACAAAAATACTTAAAGTATATATGAACTGTGACCAGAATGCAGAACATATACCATTGACACAAAGTTCACTAGCTTCATAATGAACTAAATTGTGTAAATCCagcaagaaaaatgcaataaaatatacagcaacaaatatattttgtttaaaaattctaCCCCAGGTGCGTTGCAAGCATGTCTTACTACGTCGTCGCTCTTAATAACAACAATCTGAGTGGAAACCGGTTTGTGAATCTTGCGATAAGCGGCTTAATGGAGATCGtagctttaattttattttacgtCATCGTGGATTCGTTTGGACGAAGGAAATCTTACATGACAACAATGACGTGTTGCGCAGTTGGCATTGCTTTGACCCCGTTGGCAGCGATATGTAAAAACATAACATTGCtttgtttgtaaaagtttCATAATCAAATTATCAGCTCTTCGTTTTGTATTGAAGGGGGAGACCAGCTGGTGATTGTTCTTTCCATGTTTGGAAGAGTGACCACCAGCATCGGATTTGCGATCGTCTATGTCTACCACGTGGAACTGTTTCCGACACCTACAAGACAAACGGTGATGGGAATCTGTTCTGCTTGTGCTAGAATCGGAGGAGTTATTTCGCCATATATTTTGCATGCaggttttcatttttattttatccttTGTTATAGATTAATTATCTGTTCAAATTgctatttaattattattaaacttTATTACTTCCGCAAAGGAGAGAATGGTGACACCGTTGCTCCATGTCTCGGAATGGCAGCTGTCATACTTCTCTCGGTCGCATCAAACGTCTTCTTACCTGAAACACGTGACCAACCACTCCCACAAAACATGGAGgatgctttgaaaatgaaaggGTGAGGTTCGCTTTCGATTTGATTAAATaagaagtttattttaaacaattattGTTTGCAATATATTGTTGATGATTTGCTTCTATTATTAGATTGCTGCTTGCCAGTCATTGCTGTGGAAGCGCTACAAATGCAAagaatgaaaaagaaaagcctTCGTCTGGAAGCGGCGTGAATCGTGACGAAACAAACATCTAGTCCAATAGTTCTTGACCTTTTTATCTTATTAA contains the following coding sequences:
- the LOC143448494 gene encoding organic cation transporter protein-like translates to MNLKELLQSNDFGYYEKRLCFLLCLSAIPNAFPALQSLVNQYVPPYRCDVSSIVDNVKNETLPREIEIASDDQWKEHLLNLTIPYEENEAGNFKRSSCTRYNVSLEYLQNLTNHNLVLTEEIVQHQDVASCSKFHFEGVEVSAVTEFGFVCDQAWQRPFFLSMFMLGMLFGVICGGIISDWFGRRLTFLLFTALQFIVSFATSFVTTPALYGILVFLNGWTSLVNYCAAALLGFEFVLSKYRSFVYFVIGAGSGVGFMLLGPIMYFARNWRWFMRVIGLVGVPYIACYWLIDESPLWLAAKGKDEELERVLRKVARINKQKQKSKEEIKKLLPSENDKAQTCFKSICEIISNCTMMGRLLVAGFSWCVASMSYYVVALNNNNLSGNRFVNLAISGLMEIVALILFYVIVDSFGRRKSYMTTMTCCAVGIALTPLAAIWGDQLVIVLSMFGRVTTSIGFAIVYVYHVELFPTPTRQTVMGICSACARIGGVISPYILHAGENGDTVAPCLGMAAVILLSVASNVFLPETRDQPLPQNMEDALKMKGLLLASHCCGSATNAKNEKEKPSSGSGVNRDETNI